In Miscanthus floridulus cultivar M001 chromosome 8, ASM1932011v1, whole genome shotgun sequence, the sequence TGTCTGCAAATTTAGAATGCTGAAATCCAATCACTCTCTTGCTTTggacatactccctctgttcatGAAAGAATGTAATTCTAACACAGTGTCACGTTTTagaatcttaagtttgactaattataaataaaaaaattattaatatttatgatatcaaataaatactattagattaattacaaaatgtattttcataataaattaatttggagtcATAAATACGAATAGTGTTCACTAAAAAATTGATCAAACATGGACTACTTTTGCCGGCCTGCAACCCGTGGTTGTATTCTTAACGAGTAGTAGATAGAAAGATCTGTCGTCTCGCGGAGCAATGTTTTAGCTCTCGGCGACGTCGGCCGGACACTCAAAGTTTCAAAGTAGTCCAACGGTGAACGGAGTCCCCAAAACTTTGGGCCATGTGTAGGTCGACTGTCAGGACGGAGTCTGCAACCACAATGGTCTGGCCCGGGTGGGAGGTGGCTGAGCGACCCTGGCGGGCGGGCGCGTCATCGCGGCAGGATGATGGGCCGGAAAAGCGACACCGTCTGCGTGGGCCGTCAAACAATAAAGCGCATCTGCTCGTCTATTTCATTTACGGATTATTCACCATCAGCTAGCCCTCGCCACTCGCCATCACCGGTGCAAGCTTGCTGACTTGCTTGCcatcaccctctctctctctctctccacacacacacacatgattGTTCTTTGTTCAGGTTGCTTTATACACTTTTCGTCCCAAATGCAAATTCcaaggtcgtcgtcgtcgtcccgaTCGAAAGATCGACATGGAGAGGTACGGCGCGGCGATGGAGCCAATGCAAGGGTTTATAATTTCGGCGAAATATCGTCGAAATTTCCGAAATATCGCCTTTTTCGTTGAGGTCCGAATTTTTTTTGGTATCGGTCAAAATTTTTCGGTTAAATTCATCTTTCACTCTAAAATTACACAAAACCACACTAAAATGACCCTCCATATCATCTAGTCTTATCAAAGCCCTAAATttcttcaaatttatttaattttcacaCTCACACATTGGACAGCACTAGTATATGCAGCTCGCCCACCGTCAGCACACTGTATTACCGCGACTCTACTTCTGTGATATATTATGTTATTTCGTCGATGTTATATAAATTTATGATGGATGATGGATTATAGAGTTTTTCTAGTGAAATGATGCCAAATTTGTTTAAAActcaatttaaatttatttaaatttgaactgaaATTTCCGAAATTTCGTATTTATCGTTGGGGACCAAAAATTTTTTCTTACCGGTATTGTAAACCCTATGCAACCACAGACACCATGGATGCATGGAGATTGGAGAAGTAGAGCTCATCTATCATCCAGGAATGAAAAGAAGAATACATGCATGCAATTAACCAAACGACGGGGCCGAGGCCGACCAAGCAGCAGTGCCAGCGGCGCCAAGCATTCACAGTGGTAGCTAGCTAGCCAGGTAACAAACTAGCTAGCCGAGGGTGCGGACGAGCGTGGCGAAGTCGCACTCGGAGCAGCAGGGGATGGCGAGGCCGCCGGGGTGGCAGTGGTGGTCCAGGACGAAGTAGTCCTCCTCCGCGCTCTCCAGCAGCGCCACGAACGACGGCTGCTTCAGGTACGCCGTCGGCACCACGAACCGCGCCCGCGCCTCGCCCACGTACACCGCGAAGTGCCCACGCGGCACGCCCACGACGCCGCCGCTCTTCGAATTCgccgggtggtggtggtggaggtggaggagacgAGCCACCAGCTGCTGCAGCTTCTTGCTGCCGCCGCCCATCTTCTATACTTCTTTAGCTTCTTCTCCTGCGGAGGCGGCGCAGGCTAGTTATTGCCAGTCGTCTTCTACAACGTACAGGCAGCCGTACGACGTGCAAGCGCCAAGCTGGATGACCGAATATATcgcggaatctttccatgacctcctcgtgggAGAATCGGGGTCACCCTAtaactctgactctagcagggggagccatcacccttctcgtgaatgtttcatggcaggtacccctgagggatatgttgaaagcatccatgagggagaggctaccccaacaaatgacctcgacaacaaggtcgagggggatgcaggggccccacctcacctgcGTGTAGAGCAACTGAAGACCAGGCaccaagagatcgaggaagcacggctccagctcgagcaggaatgcgcggagatcgagcgagagatcgagcaccacggagacggtgggcatGCGCGTGCTGTAGCCCACaacgtgaaccgaaggatcatcgaggacgacgaagccctcccacacttcactcgggcaagccaaaacatcactgTTGCGGCGGCCTTGCTCCGAGGGCTTCTGGGAcccacgacgcccgaggatcatcgggcccatcacgagattcacacgctactcgagcatgcagcagcgcagcaggccgagagctcgctgtcccgacgatgcgagctcgacaccagccagcgtgcGCCATCAAAGCAACCCGATAAGGACGTGTTGGTCCACCAGGCGCAGCAAGGCAGCAGGCCGCGCACCACGGTCTCGGTACATGAAtgtctcggcctccaccatgacgcgcgtgacaccctcgacgcctgcTGGCATACCTACGATAATGCGAGGTAGGAggctagccgtggctaccaccctcatcgtggcggacactatgacagcggtgaggaccgaagcccgagccccgacttgccgggacctcaggcctttggccaacacatcctcaacgtcgtcttcccaccgcggtaccgaccaccgaccaatatcccaaaatactctgAGGAAACGAACCCCggactgtggctcaaggattattggcttgcttgccaagccggtggtgcggataatgatgacttcattatccgcaaccttccattttTCCTGATCGATTcggcgcgaacatggttggaactccttccgcccaaccaaatccaaagttgggcggacttaaaagagatcttcgtgggaaacttccagcACACATACGCGCGTCCtaagaacccatgggatctcaaaaactaccgatagaagtctGGGGAAattcttcatgggtacatccggcgcttctccaagcaagcaacatggattcaattgaattttatttcatatctttgtataagggttgtcatcaattaccaaaaagggagagattgaaagctctagtttggttttggtgaattgatgagaccctaagtgctaacctagtttatcaagtgatcatgagataggtagcacacttcaagtggagaagctaatgaagatcatagcatgacaatggtgatggcatggcgatgatcaagggcttaaacttgaaaagaagaaagagaaaaacaaaaagctcaaggcaaatgtataacttataggagctattttgttttggtgatcaagacacttagagagtgtgatcacatttaggtttgatagccgtactattaagaggggtgaaactcgtatcggaatgcagttatcaaagtgccactagatgctctaactcattgcatatgcatttaggatctagtggagtgctaacacccttgaaaatgtttgtgaaaatatgctaacacatgtgcacaaggtgatacacttggtggttggcacatttgagcaagggtggtgaagtttgggagcaaaggtaagaaactccaccggcggagtgtcccgCCCGTTAGAgtacggacagtccgacggtgccaccggcgcccctagatagaaaagacgaaggtcattggaggtgaccggacgctggctcggTTGGACCGGTATGTCCGGTTAGGTTGTAGCaggcgaagacgctggcgtcgatcaaaacgaccggacgctgggtcgcttctgcgaccggacgctgaagggctgcgtccggtcgtggtgtcggtcagcacagtaaggaagtcatagtgtgaccggacgctggcagggtccggtcaagcatgaccggacgcgtccggtcagcaaaaaatcgattttggaaccttactgtaaacgaccggacgctgggtgttcagcgtccggtaaCATTCCAACCTCATCTAAAAGCCACCAAGGTTAACATTTAGATCGAATTGAGGATAGAATCTTCCAAAGTTGGGTTGCCACCACACAGTCAAAGAAAAGATGCTGAATTGATTCAGATTCacaacaaaacaaacaagtaGCATCTTCTACCTTTCTTTCTCTCTTACCTAAATTATCCCCGGTTAACACTTTATTCTTAGAAACCAGCAAAAGAAAGAAGTGAACTCTCGGAGGGACCTTTATAGACCAAAGAGCAGGAACTAGGACCGGTTGGACACCTCTAAAATTGATCACTTTATATAAATATTGAGTAGAATATGTACCAGCAGAGGAAAATGGCCAAATCAGTGAATCCTCCTCACTAGAGTAAGAAATTGTGGAGGTCAACCGACAAACTTCTACCCACTGTTGTTCCAGCCTTTCATCCATGTTCCTCCTAAAAGAACACTTGAGAGAGGACCCATCCCAAATCTCATCAATGGTAGCATTCTTCTCATTAACTATTTTGTAAAGCTTCCAAAACTGAATTGAAAGACTAGAGGAACCTAATTAACCAGTTATCCTCCCAAAACCTCACTTTATCTCCTCTACCTATTTTCCAACGAGAACCCATTCTACCTACCAACATGTGAGGCTGATGTGTGGGCCCATCCTCTGCAACCTCTATCCACCGGGTCAGGCTCCAGAGTGAAGCTCATTTTGGCCATCTCCACCGAGCCAGGATGAGATCGTATATCTGCATGAGTGGAGTCAAGATGGAACAGTGGAGCCTAGCAACCAAATGAGCTTCTATTTCTGCGTATACGGATGAGCTAAGCCAAGATGGGGTGGAAGcgggcaaccaaacacacccaaagACTACAACAACTCACTGCCCACCGTGCACGCCTAATCAACATCCATTGGGGAGCATCAAAGCAAAATCTAGGGGTGTTTGGTTGTCGGATTGAAGTTGCATCGTATATCCTGCATGAGCGGGCGCGGGGCTAGGTGGAGCCGTATTTCAGAAAAGAAGGCGTTTAGTGAAGTTGCATGAGCGAATGCAAGAAAGCTGAGATGTTGTTCGGTTGACTGCATGAGCGGATGCAACATGTCTGTTCTGTGagactgacgtgtgggtccacaACCTCCATCCAGCATCCACCGAGCCAGGCTCGGGAGTGAAGCTCAATTTGAGCATATCCCGCCAACCCGCATCCACCCATGCAATTGCATCCGCTCGTGCGAGTTGAATAGTGCATACAAGCAACCAAATAGACTACTCAAACATTTTTATACGGTTCCGCTCGTGCAAGCTGGAGGTAGCAGGCCAACCAAACTCGTCCTAAAGATCAGGTACGTAGACAACAGCCCATCAATAAACCACCGGCTGCATATGAATACTTCCATCAAGCCACTAACTACTCTTGAATATTTCCAGATTCCGCTTTGGTTAGCTTGCCCCTCttattcttgttttttttttgttgcccTTGCTTCAATTAGCGTCGTGAGGGCATCCATCTTCGCCTTGGTAAGTGGACACTCAAAATGTTGGTGCAAAAAATTCAAATTGGTCAGCTCCCTCTTGTGTTGTTGGTAGCGATAAGTCCTCCAGTTTTTTTTGACAAGCAACTCCTCTGCAACTTGGATTTATATAGagcaccccccccccctcacGCTTTGTGTTctcagggcagtcccaatgaaagaaactagtagtttctataacataggataccgcattAAAAAAGTACtgttttccaacccatggtttctatgagtaataactattttatctttctctctcctaactctatcttttcctccaatgggagtgcgacacgagctccctagaaactggtggtttctccccaatggcgatttcatggtttcttagtgcattgggtcaagagtagacctggtttcttcatgaagaaaccatttctatgattttttgctctctttcttcattaattacgttgccatgtcagcattttgcctacgtggcaagtcatttaatgaggatagaaaccatcatcaatgcaccattgggactgccctcacCACTCCATCTATATGTGATTGTTGATTATTACAACATGATTCCTTTTCATTTTAATTAACCTTAGTTTGCCAAGAATTTGAACCATTATTGCGCATTTATATGGATTGTGTTGTCATTGTTTAACCTATATGTTTTCTGTTACCATTCTATATTTTCTATCCAATAGAGATTACGGATGCCAAATTAGTTGTGAATAAAAAGATATTTGGCCCATTCAAATGACTTTAAATAAAGAAGTTTCCAATCCTACCGTGGGCTACAACTTTCGTGTAAAATTTTCTGACAGCGTGAATTTTCGAGGACAACTTGAAACTTAGAAATTAgcatattatatatatgttttATGACAGTTCGTAGGCTAGAACCAACTGTACAAATCAACGATTATCCAATAAACCGACAATGGATTCATGAATCTGTACAGTTGGTTCATAATCATGAACTGATTTTAGACATACATTTCCACAATTTGTTCTTGTCCCCTCGgccattagtttttttttttttcactGAAACAAACCTTTAAAAGAGCTGCCGATTATATTAACAAAGAAAAGAGCCTGCTATCTGGCATGGTGCTTAAGCCAAAAACCGACTCATATGCTATGTTGTTGTAGTGAGTGTGAGCTAAAAACAAGTCAAAGGGCGTGAGGATTACACTAGCCCCATATTGATTTTTGTTGGCTGGCACAGTCCGTTTTTTTATGTTCATGTGCATGACCAGTAGCCAAATGTCCTAGGTTCATTTGTCTTATTTGTTAGTTTTTCTTACTGACCACTCTCTCCATTTACAGACCGTGCGCCATTTTAGCACGGACAGGTATATCAAGCAAGAAATAAGGAACTTATCTAAGGATATAATAAGTTCAGTATCTAAGAACCGTCCTTCCACGCTCACAAGCAGAAAAATGAAAAATGATCAGCATGATAGATACTGTGATGATCAGGAACTCATGCGCCATGACAATTTAGTGGAGACAGAAATTGAGATGAGGATATTGCCATTGGACGACAAATTGACAGAACATCATGAACCATCTAGGCAGTTTGTCATTTTTGCAATCTATGGGCTGGGAGGAGTAGGAAAAAACAACTATTGCCAGAAAAATATTTGATGACAGAGGACGCAAAGTGCTTTCAGCACACGCGTATGGGTGTCCATTTCTAAAGCATCCAGTGTTGATCAGATTTTTACAAGCAACATGCATGTGCTGCTCCAGCTATAGGGGTCCTGGAAGTACCCAAACCAAAGAACAAACTCCAGATGCTGTTGGCTGACAAGATTGGGGGAAGGAGAATCTTTCTGGTTTTTAACATATACAATGGTGTTCCCTCAAAACAAGGCATAGGTAACGCTGAAATATTTGGGAACCTGATTGAAGTCCTCAAGTTCTTTCTTGCTGCTGCTGAAGGGAGCCGTGTTTTGATAACAACCAGTGATGAGAATGTTGGTAATGAGATAAAGTCAGCTCAAATCCAAAAAAGGCGCTGAAGGATACGGTCTCCAAACGTACCGCATATGGCAGCTAAAAGTGGAAGATAGTTGGATGTTACTACTTAGGGCAGCTTGTCTGGAGCAAGCAAAAGTCACGCCAGAACTAAAGAAAATTGGTATAGGAATTCTGCCAAAATGTGATTGTCTTCCTCTTGCTATCAAGGCTGTTGGAGGTGTTCTTCATCGAAAGGGCTACAGACAAAAGGAATGGGAGCGCATATGTGATAGCAGAGCATTTTCTCTCAAGGATCCAACCACGGGAACTGAAGGAGGAGTTAGGAGCAGCATCTATCTGAGCTACCAGTATGCTCCACCACACCTAAAGCAATGCTTTCTTTACTTATCACTTTTCCCTGTAGATTTTGAGATTAAGCAACACTTGGTTACTCAGTTGTGAATTTCAGAGGGCTTTATTGATATTGATACAAGACATGGCCACTCATTAGAAGAGACAGCTGATGAGCAGACTAGTGTTTCCCAAGAGGAATCCAACAAGCACAACAACAGGGAAGAGATAGCACAAGAGCGAGGCGAAAACATCACATTGCTACGTGACTCGTCAGATGGGCGTAACACTACTTCGTCAGaaattgttgttgttgatgatgacaaCAAAAATTCATCAGAACATGCTAAAGGGACACCTCGCCTCAGCAGCTGTGGACATTCTTCAAAAACAAGTCCAGATAAGCAAAGCCATTGTTCGGATCAAGAGATGGCTGACTGGTACTTCAAAGAGCTTGCAGAGAGGGGTCTTGTTCAACGAGAAAACAAACAAAACAATATAAGATGCACGAGCAAGTTAGGAAAATTGCAGACTCCTTAACTGAAAATGAGGTATGTGCTGGCCATCCCAAGTCTGAGGACACTGAAAATGTGGCTACATTGCCAGCTAGCCTGTATCGTCTATCTTTTTCTGAACAAAGGACTCACCACTATCCCTGAAGACGTCGGAAAGCTAAAGAGTCTGAGGACACTTCTCCTATCTggcaatccacttggtgaaaccGACATGGATACCATATGCAAGAACCTGCAATTATTGCGAGTTCTTGACCTCTCAGATACAGAGATCCAATCTGTTCCAAAGACGTTGGGAAATCTTGTGTACCTTAGGCACCTAAATCTTTCCCGTACAAAAATAAGAGCACTCCATGAGTCCATTGGCCGCCTCAGGAGACTGCGGTTCTTGGGTTTGCGGGAATGTGAACGTCTCACTTCCCTTCCCAAAAGCATACAAAAGTTACTTAAGCTGGAATATCTCGATTTTAGAGACAGTGGCATTACAAGTCCACAAGGTTGCACAATCTGAGGCATCTTGCACTTCTTCATGGCTTTGTAGTGGACAGCATGTCTTCAAATGGCTTACTTTTGGAAGATCTGCAGAACATGAGCAATTTAATTGACCTGCAGATAGATATTAGAAAAATTGTAGACAGAAACATTGCAAGCTATGGAAATGGAATGCTGAAGCTGAAGGAGAAAGATAATCTCAGGAACCTGGAGATCAGATGCTGTACTGTTAAATCAGAAACTTTATCAGCTGGAGAGCTAGAGAGATCGAAAACAATGTTCACACAGCTTCATCCTCATCAATGTTTAGTGTCACTCAAAATTGATGGTTACCATGGAACTGTTTATCCAGAATGGTTATGTTTCTCTGAGCTTCCAAATCTGCAACACCTTAGCCTGGAAAACTCCAAGTTCTGTGAAAGGTTACCACCAATTTGTCATCTTCAGAAGTTGAAGTTTCTCAGAATAGCCAATCTTTCCAAGCTGCGAACAATTGACATGCAACCAACAGCAGAAATGCCATCGTTTCCTAATGTAGAGGAGGTTGGAAATTGAGGGCATGGAAGATTTAGAGAACTGGTCAGATTTTCGAGCTGGCGACCTGCTACACCTTCGAAAGCTGGCACTCAGAAGGTGCCCAAAGCTGAAGCGTCTTCCGGGTGGCTTGGAGCACTGCAAAACTATGTCAAAGATGGAGCTGATAGATGCAGGACTAGTACAGGTCCTTGAGAAAATCCCTGTGCAGGAGTTGCTTGTGGAAGCAATGCCAAGTCTTAGGGAAGTGTCAGATCTTCCactaatggccccgttcgcttgtcttaaaatccGGCTCGCCTTGTTCACCTTCTTTTTCAtgcgaaacagtgt encodes:
- the LOC136469334 gene encoding putative disease resistance RPP13-like protein 1, whose product is MDTICKNLQLLRVLDLSDTEIQSVPKTLGNLVYLRHLNLSRTKIRALHESIGRLRRLRFLGLRELDSMSSNGLLLEDLQNMSNLIDLQIDIRKIVDRNIASYGNGMLKLKEKDNLRNLEIRCCTVKSETLSAGELERSKTMFTQLHPHQCLVSLKIDGYHGTVYPEWLCFSELPNLQHLSLENSKFCERLPPICHLQKLKFLRIANLSKLRTIDMQPTAEMPSFPNVEEVGN